From Pseudomonadota bacterium, the proteins below share one genomic window:
- the ftsZ gene encoding cell division protein FtsZ — protein MFYMDETNGFSAKLKVIGVGGGGCNALNNMVEANVQGVEFIAVNTDVKSLNMCRAPIKIQIGSKLTRGLGAGADPEVGKKAALEDVDKIKDHLQGADMVFITCGLGGGTGTGASPVIAEISKELGALTVAIATKPFAFEGKNRMLVAENGVSQLKTRVDSLITIPNQRLLSISGKHMTILEAFLKADEVLLNAVRSISDLIVGSGHVVVDFADVKSIMSERGMAIMGVGVSSGENRARDAAQKAISSPLLEDISIHGARGVLINVTGHRDMKLHEVHEASTLIQEQAHEDARVIWGLVFDDNMQDSIRITVIATGFEEKVQLEEGQHIGPDIKDRLFAEGDIPPFMRKKITIDYKEIKSKSDNIDIDDDRYDIPTFLRKQAD, from the coding sequence GTGTTTTATATGGATGAGACTAACGGTTTTTCAGCAAAATTAAAGGTTATAGGTGTCGGAGGGGGTGGATGTAACGCACTAAACAATATGGTAGAGGCAAACGTTCAGGGGGTTGAGTTCATTGCAGTAAATACGGACGTCAAGTCCCTGAATATGTGCAGGGCCCCTATTAAGATACAGATAGGTTCAAAACTCACCCGTGGTTTAGGGGCTGGCGCTGACCCTGAGGTTGGAAAAAAGGCAGCACTTGAGGATGTGGATAAAATTAAAGACCATCTGCAAGGTGCAGATATGGTCTTTATCACCTGTGGCCTTGGAGGTGGAACCGGTACAGGCGCCTCCCCGGTTATCGCAGAGATATCAAAGGAATTAGGGGCATTAACCGTAGCAATTGCAACAAAACCCTTTGCTTTTGAGGGGAAGAACAGGATGCTGGTGGCTGAAAATGGGGTTTCACAACTCAAAACACGTGTAGATTCTCTCATAACAATTCCCAACCAGAGGCTTTTGTCTATTAGTGGTAAACATATGACTATCCTGGAAGCCTTTCTCAAGGCAGACGAAGTGCTCCTTAATGCGGTGAGGAGCATATCTGACCTGATAGTGGGTTCTGGCCATGTAGTCGTGGACTTTGCAGATGTAAAATCTATTATGAGTGAAAGGGGCATGGCTATCATGGGTGTTGGTGTATCTTCAGGAGAAAACAGGGCAAGGGATGCAGCTCAAAAGGCTATATCCAGCCCACTGCTTGAGGATATATCGATACACGGGGCAAGGGGGGTATTGATAAATGTAACAGGACATCGAGATATGAAACTCCATGAAGTGCATGAAGCTTCAACCCTGATTCAGGAACAGGCACATGAAGACGCAAGGGTAATATGGGGACTTGTTTTTGATGATAATATGCAGGATTCCATCAGGATAACGGTAATCGCTACAGGGTTTGAAGAAAAGGTTCAATTAGAGGAAGGACAACATATTGGGCCCGATATAAAGGACAGGCTTTTTGCAGAGGGCGATATACCTCCATTTATGAGAAAAAAGATTACAATCGATTATAAAGAGATAAAATCAAAAAGTGATAATATTGATATTGATGATGATAGATATGACATTCCAACCTTTTTGCGAAAACAGGCGGACTAA